AGGTAACTCTTCAGAAAAGATAAAGCAGATCGCAGCTATTTCTGCAAATAACGACGATGTAATAGGTGAACTAATTGCTGAAGCTTTTAGTAAAGTAGGTAAAGAAGGTGTAATTACTGTTGAGGAAGCAAAAGGTACAGAGACGTATGTTGATGTAGTTGAAGGTATGCAGTTTGACCGTGGTTATTTATCACCATATTTTGTTACAGATAGTGAAAAAATGCAAACTGAATTAGAGAATCCTTATATCTTATTATTTGATAAAAAGATCTCTTCTATGAAAGATTTATTACCAGTACTTGAGCCGGTAGCGCAGTCTGGTAAGCCATTATTAATTATTGCAGAAGATGTAGACGGTGAAGCACTTGCTACTTTAGTTGTAAATAAATTAAGAGGAGCACTTAAAATTGCTGCTGTTAAAGCTCCAGGTTTTGGTGATCGTCGTAAAGCTATGTTAGAAGACATTGCGATCTTAACAGGTGGTACTGTTATTAGCGAAGAGCGTGGTTTCACGTTAGAAAATGCTACTATAGATATGCTGGGCACTGCCGAGAACGTGACTATAGATAAAGACAACACGACAATCGTAAATGGTTCTGGTGATAAAGACGGCATTAAAGGTCGTATAAACCAAATCAAAGCTCAGATCGAATCTACAACTAGCGACTATGATAAAGAAAAACTACAGGAACGTTTGGCTAAATTAGCCGGCGGTGTTGCTGTGCTTTATGTAGGAGCTGCTTCTGAAGTAGAAATGAAAGAGAAAAAAGACCGTGTAGATGACGCTCTTCACGCTACACGTGCTGCTGTAGAAGAAGGTATTGTTGCTGGTGGTGGTGTTGCTCTTGTACGTGCAAAACGCGCTTTAGAAAATCTTGAAGCTATTAATGCAGATGAAGCTACAGGTATTAAAATTGTAGCAAAAGCAATTGAAGCCCCTTTACGTACTATCGTTGCAAACGCAGGTGGTGAAGGTTCTGTAGTTATCGCTAAAGTAATAGAAGGCGAAGAAGATTATGGTTATGATGCTAAAACAGATACCTATGTAAATATGCTTTCTGCTGGTATTATAGACCCTAAAAAAGTAACACGTGTGGCTCTTGAAAATGCTGCATCTGTTTCTGGTATGATCTTAACTACTGAGTGCGCATTAACTGATATCCCAGAAGAAAATGCCGGTGGTGGAATGCCAGGTGGTATGGGTGGCGGTATGCCGGGAATGATGTAAACATCAATTTTTAAATATTAAAAAAGCCCTTCAGTGAATTCTGAAGGGCTTTTTCTTTATATAAATGTATTTAAAAATTAATTTATTTCTTCACTTACTGTTCCGCAATTTAACATCACATCACCAAAATAAGGGTTGTAAACTTTCTTCTCATTAGAAATCCAGTATGCACCTTTACCATCAAAGGCCATTGGGCAATATTGATAGTAGAGTGTGCCGCCAGAAATATTTTCTTCTACAAAGGTTTTTACTCCAGAAGTTAACTTTTCAAAATGCGCACGCTGTTTATTAATATCTTTGGTATTTGCTATTGCCTGAGCTTCTTCTCTTAAATCTGCCTCTACTTCTACAGCCTCCATACTTGATATCATTTCTTCTGCTGCATTTTGGGCGGCTTCAGAATCTGTATTCACAAGAGCAGTCTTCAACTTATTATAGTTATCATATACACTTGTTACCTCATCGTTTTTAAATTTAGCATCTCGTTTTGCTCCGTTATAAACTAGTTTACCTGTGCTCGATTCACTACCGGAAACGGTTACTGTTTCCTGATTTTTTTTGCTTTCGCCGCAGGCTAAAATCAAAAAGGAACTCAGTACTAAAAATAATTTCTTCATATTGTAAATTACTATTTAACCCAAATATACAAATAGACTAGTTGCTGCGCAGCTTTTGATAATAAAAAGCAGGTAATAATATTAAAAGTAACATAGGCTGAATTAAAAATCTTCTTACATAAAACAAGGGGAGTTCAAACGATACTTGGTATTGGGCAATTAAGAAATAGAAAGTTATAATTAGCAACCCAAATAAAACACCATAGATTAGAATGAGTATCTTAAGTAGTTCGTTTTCTCGAAAAAGTAACTTTAATATACAAATAGAAATTATAGAATTAATCCAAAAGCGAATGCTGATAGAAAAAAGCATCTTAAAAATATCTAACTGAGGTAATGATCCTGAATTCAAGTAATCCTTTTCAAAAAATAACAGTAAAGGATCATAAAACAAGTGTTGCTGAAAATAACGCATAGCCACAAGTATTAAAAAAAGAAACACTACCACCAGAACAAGAACTATTTTTTTCAAGAGGATATTTTTTTAAATCGCTTTATCCAAAATAGCCAAAGTAAAACTACGGTACCATAAATAATTGCTGGAAATACTACATCATGAAGTATCCTACTGTATTCAGGGATTTTATATAAGCCTATACTTATAATAACAATCCGCAGCACATTAATACCATAGATAAGCAGACTACCTAGAATAAAAAATACCGTAGTTTTTTTAAATCCCTGATAAAAAGAAAACACAAAAGCGGTAAACAGAATTATTACGCTCACCCCATTACACCCCTCTACCACACGTACTACAAAATAATCTTCTACAAAAAGCTTCATAGATGCTTCCTCAGAATGCGGCTCTATAAAACTTGAGTAGTCAGTTATATTAATAAGCCAATTACTTTGCACTGCTACCTGATGGGTTACATAATCAGGATAATGCGCTATAGAAAACTCTTGTTTTAAGTAAATTGCATAGCCAACACTAAGCACCACATACACTCCTAAAAATGTAAGGATAAATAGAAGTACCGACTTATATTTGCGAATTAAATCTAACAATCTGATAACGGTTATTGACCGGTCTAAAATACAAGAAAAATGACTTTTGAAACTCTAAAACCTCAAGTATCGCAAATATTAGATAGCGCAAGCTTATCTGTTGAACAACGACTGCAAGAAGTATGCGACCTTCTCAAAGAAACTATAGCTCATTATGACTGGGTAGGATTCTACTTCAAGAATGGTGATAAAGACGAACTCAAATTAAGTTCATACGCGGGAGCACATACAGATCACACCATTATTCCTTTTGGAAAAGGCATTTGCGGACAGGTAGCCGTTTCTAATCAAAATTTTGTGGTGCCTGATGTAAATGCACAGGACAATTATATCGCTTGTAGCATTACCGTAAAAGCAGAAATTGTTGTTCCATTATTTGTAAACGGAAAAAATATAGGTCAGATAGATATTGACTCTAACACTCCAGATCCTTTTACTGATGCAGACGAACGGTTTTTAGAATGGGTAAATGTGCAAGTCGCTAATATATTAGAAGCTTAAGTTTAAAAGAATTTATAAAAAAGAGCCTGCTTTATCAAATGATAAAGCAGGCTCTTTTTTTTGTATTTGTACTCCTACTTACATACCAGTACGTATCGCTTCAACAGGATCTAATCGTGAAGCCATTAATGCAGGAACAATACCGGCAATAAGGCCAATTATAACAGAACTAAACAAACCCGCAAAGATATTTCCTGCGGAAAGAATAAACTCAAAGTCACCGGTAAATTGCGATGCTATAATTGTAATAATCCAAACTAAACCAAGACCTATGAGTCCACCTATAGTTGCTAAAATTATAGACTCAAATAAAAATTGAAGCAGTATAAACCTGTTCTTTGCACCCAGTGCTTTTTGAATACCTATAAGATTTGTGCGCTCTTTAACACTCACAAACATAATATTTGCGATTCCAAAACCACCTACAAGCAGAGAGAATAAGCCTATAAAACCACCTATAGTCGACATGGTACCGGTTATATTATCTATAAGATCTGTGAACCCTGACAATTGATTGATGAAAAAATTATTTACATCGTCTGGCTTTAAACCACGCAGCTGTCTTAGCCGTTGCGCAAGTACTGCATTAAACTCAGGTATATCTACACCAGAAGCCGGCTTAATAACTATAGAAGGAAAAGCAGATTTATTATTGCTCCCATAGATACGCCGCACCACATTTACCGGTAAGATTGCAGAACCATCTTTTGAAGGACCAAAGAGGCTGGTTCCTTCTTTCTCAAGAACACCTATGACTGTAAAGCGTTGTCCATAAAGACGCACTTCTTTACCTATAGGATTTAAGTTACCAAACAATCCATCAGCAATCTCATCTCCTAAAACAATTACTGGCGAACCGCTATTAGACTCAGATTCATTAAAAAACCGTCCCTCTTTTAATTTAAGAGATTCAATATTATAATAACCTTCGGTAACAGGTGCAATGCCAACTCCTGTAACCAGCTTATCACCATATTTAATAGATTCTGCCCGAACATTTAAGCTGTATGAAACAGCATCAACATCAGGCACATTTCGTTTAATATATTGATACTCCTCATAGCTTACATCAGGAAACTGCTCCCGTTTCCACTGGGGAATTTCCGAAGGCCCAAAAGAAAAACGCATTAAGATAATAGTACTGTTATCTAATGAAGACAAACTGCCTTTGATCTCCTGTTTTAATGAATCTACCGCAGCTAAAACCCCGATGATTGAAAATATTCCTATGGTTACACCCAGTAGTGATAGCAGCGTACGCAACTTATTATTACGCAGTGCATTAATCGCAAATGCGAGACTTTCTTTTAATACCCTAAGATAAATGAGCATAGATGTGTGTTAACATGAACGACCATAGGACGTATAATTGTCTTGAACGTTACAAATTTAAGCTAAGAAAATACAACAATTATCAACTCCTCTTAAGGGTTTAATTCATACTTTTGCAGCCAAATAAAAAAATTCTTCATGAGTACTGCCATAAAAGCTAAAGCCGCACTAATTTCAGTTTTTAGTAAAGAAGGTCTTGAACCACTTATAAAAAAGTTTAATGAATTAGGTATCACCCTTTATTCTACGGGAGGTACCGAAAAATTTATTCAGGATCTAGGTGTTCCGGTAGTACCTGTAGAAGAGGTTACTTCGTACCCTTCAATTCTAGGTGGAAGAGTTAAAACATTACACCCTAAAATTTTTGGGGGTATACTTAACCGTCAGGACCACGAAGGTGATATTTCTGAAATGGCAGAATATAACATTCCGCAATTAGATATTGTAATTGTTGACTTGTACCCATTTGAAAAAACAGTTGCCTCAGGAGCTTCAGAACAAGATATTGTTGAGAAAATTGATATAGGTGGTATTTCATTAATACGCGCTGCTGCTAAGAATTTTAAAGACACGTTATGCGTTTCTTCTGTAGATGATTACAAGGAAGTACTTGAACTGGTAAGTGCAAATGAAGGCACTACTACACTGACAGACCGCAAACGTTTTGCCGCAAAAGCCTTTAATGTTTCCTCACACTACGATACTGCAATATTTAACTACTTTAATGAAGAAGAAGTAGTTTACAAAGCAAGCTATACCGAAGGAAAAACATTACGATATGGTGAAAATCCGCATCAAAAAGGAACATTCTTTGGCGATTTTAATGCAATGTTTGATCAACTTCACGGAAAAGAACTTTCTTATAACAACCTGTTAGATGTTGACGCTGCTGTAAATTTAATGGCAGAATTTAAAGATGAGAATCCCACGTTTGCTATTTTGAAACACAATAACGCGTGTGGTTTAGCTCAACGAGAAACAATTCACCAGGCATATGTTGATGCTTTAGCGGGAGATCCTGTTTCAGCCTTTGGTGGAATTTTAATATCAAATACAGAAATCGACAAAGCAACAGCAGAAGAGATTCATTCTTTATTTTGTGAGGTTGTAATTGCTCCCGGTTTTTCTGAAGAAGCTTTTGAAATTTTAAAAGGAAAGAAAAATAGAGTTCTTTTAGTTCAGAAACCTGTAGCGTTACCTAACGATCAGGTAAGAAGTTGTTTAAATGGTATTTTAGTTCAGGATAAGGATGCTATCACAGACAGCCTTTCTGATCTTTCTACAGCCACAGACAATAAACCTACAGATCAAGAGTTAAGTGATCTAATATTTGCTTCAAAAATCTGTAAGCACACAAAATCAAATACTATTGTATTTGCAAAAGGAAACCAGCTTTACGCAAGTGGTACTGGCCAAACTTCTCGTGTAGATGCATTACGCCAGGCAATAGATAAAGCGGTTGCTTTTGGTTTTGATTTAAAAGGAGCGGTAATGGCAAGTGATGCATTTTTCCCGTTTCCTGACTGTGTTGAAATAGCAGATAAAGCGGGTATCACAGCGGTTATTCAACCCGGCGGATCTATAAAAGATCAGTTGAGCATAGATTATTGCAATGCTAATAATATTGCTATGGTAATGACCGGAACAAGACATTTTAAACACTAATTAAGACGAAATTTTTCAGTACATTTAAGACTAACCTGATTATCATATTTCACTCTCACTTTACATCCTATGGGCTTTTTTGATTTTCTAACTGAAGAGATAGCGATTGACCTCGGTACCGCAAACACTCTTATAATACATAACGACAAGGTTGTTGTAGACAGCCCTTCTATTGTTGCCAGAGATCGCGTTACTAATAAAATTATCGCTGCCGGAAAAGAAGCTGCAATGATGCAGGGTAAAACACACGAAAACATTAAAACAATACGTCCTCTTAAAGATGGTGTAATTGCAGATTTTGATGCTAGTGAGCAAATGATAAGCATGTTTATTAAAGAAATTCCTGCGCTTAAGAAAAGGCTTTTTGCTCCTGCATTGCGTATGGTAGTTTGTATCCCTTCAGGAATCACAGAGGTTGAAATGCGTGCTGTAAAAGAAAGTTGTGAGCGTGTTAACGGTAAAGAGGTATTTCTTATACACGAGCCTATGGCAGCCGCTATAGGTATAGGTGTAGACATCATGCAACCTAAAGGTAACATGATTGTTGATATAGGTGGTGGTACTACAGAAATTGCAGTAATTGCTTTAGGAGGTATTGTTTGTGATAAATCTGTAAAAATTGCAGGTGACGTATTTACAAATGATATCATATACTATATGCGCACCCAACATAACCTCTATGTAGGAGAACGTAGTGCAGAAAAAATAAAGATTCAAATAGGTGCAGCGACCGAAGATTTAGAAGTTCCACCAGAAGATATGAGTGTACAGGGTCGCGACCTCCTTACAGGTAAACCTAAACAGGTTTCTATATCCTACAGAGAGATTGCTAAAGCATTAGACAAATCTATATTACGCATAGAGGATGCCGTAATGGAAACGCTTTCGCAAACGCCCCCAGAACTTGCTGCAGATATTTACAATACTGGTATCTATTTAGCAGGTGGTGGTAGTATGTTGCGCGGGTTAGACAAACGTTTATCTCAAAAAACAGACTTACCGGTTTATATTGCTGAAGATCCTTTACGTGCCGTTGTGCGCGGTACAGGTATTACGCTAAAAAACCTGGCTAAGTTCAAGAGTATTTTTGTAAAATAATTAGGGTATTGATTCATGCAGCAAATTGTAAATTTTCTAATAAAGCATAGAAATTTTCTATTATTTGCTTTTTTGCTGTTCTTATCTCTAGTTTTTACCATACAGTCACACTCGTATCACCGTAGTAAATTTGTGAATTCTGCTAATTTTCTAAGCGGCGGAATTTACGGTGGCCTTGATGATATTTATGAATATTTTGATTTAAAGATTCATAATAAGCAACTCGTAGAAGAAAATAACAGGCTGCGCTCAAGGCTTTATAATATTACAGATAAGAACGTACAAAATCTTGATACACTAGCATTTAATTCATTATACCGTTTTACTACAGCTAAAGTAATTAATAACAATTACAACTTAAAAGATAACTTTCTTACACTACGCGGTGGTTCAAAAAAAGGAATAAAACAAGATCTTGGTGTAATAACAAGTAAAGGACTGGTAGGTATTATTGATAGGGTATCAAATAAATATGCTACAGTTTTAAGCATCTTAAACAGCAATTCTCAAATTAACGCAAAACTAAAAAAGAGTAATCACTTTGGTATTTTAGTTTGGAAAGGAGGAGATCCCAATATTGTTGATCTTGTTGATGTACAATCAAAAGCACCGGTCGCTCTTGGCGATACTATTGTTACAGGAGGTAAATCAACCATATTTCCTGAGGGTATAGGAATAGGTACTATAGACAACTTTAAACTTGATCCCAGCGAGAATTTCTATACTATAAAAATCAAACTTTTTAATGACATGACTAACGTAGGCTATGTTTATGTTATTGAAAATCTTGATAGCGAAGAGATAAAAACTTTAGAACAACAGACCGTAGATGAGCAGTAGCATATTCACAAATATTCTGCGATTTGTATTACTAATACTTCTACAGGTTGCCATTTTTAATAACATTAATTTTTTGGGATATATTAATCCCTATCCATATGTCTTGTTCATCTTAATGTTTCCTATAGGTGACAATAGAGCTTTACTTATTTTCTTAAGCTTCCTACTAGGACTCACATTAGATATGTTTAGTAATAGTGGTGGTATGCACGCGGCATCATGTGTAACCATAGCTTATCTGAGGCCGTGGATTTTACAATCTATTTTTGGTGTAGCTTATGAGTATAATGCAATAAAAGTTACTAAAGCAGATTTTGGAGAACGCCTCCTGTACGTAAGTATTTTAGTTTTTACACATCATCTCATACTATTCTTTGTTGAAAGTTTTAACTTCTCAGACATAATCTATATACTTAAGAAAACGTTCTTCAGTGGTATATTTAGTGTACTGCTCTGTTTGATTTTCATAACCCTATTTAGCTTTAAGCGTAAATGAGAAAAATTTTACTTTTTTCAATTGTACTTATATCCGGTTTTTTGCTCACCGGAAGGCTATTCTATTTGCAAATATTAGATACATCCTAC
The sequence above is a segment of the Leeuwenhoekiella sp. MAR_2009_132 genome. Coding sequences within it:
- a CDS encoding GAF domain-containing protein encodes the protein MTFETLKPQVSQILDSASLSVEQRLQEVCDLLKETIAHYDWVGFYFKNGDKDELKLSSYAGAHTDHTIIPFGKGICGQVAVSNQNFVVPDVNAQDNYIACSITVKAEIVVPLFVNGKNIGQIDIDSNTPDPFTDADERFLEWVNVQVANILEA
- a CDS encoding DUF3347 domain-containing protein yields the protein MKKLFLVLSSFLILACGESKKNQETVTVSGSESSTGKLVYNGAKRDAKFKNDEVTSVYDNYNKLKTALVNTDSEAAQNAAEEMISSMEAVEVEADLREEAQAIANTKDINKQRAHFEKLTSGVKTFVEENISGGTLYYQYCPMAFDGKGAYWISNEKKVYNPYFGDVMLNCGTVSEEIN
- a CDS encoding rod shape-determining protein: MGFFDFLTEEIAIDLGTANTLIIHNDKVVVDSPSIVARDRVTNKIIAAGKEAAMMQGKTHENIKTIRPLKDGVIADFDASEQMISMFIKEIPALKKRLFAPALRMVVCIPSGITEVEMRAVKESCERVNGKEVFLIHEPMAAAIGIGVDIMQPKGNMIVDIGGGTTEIAVIALGGIVCDKSVKIAGDVFTNDIIYYMRTQHNLYVGERSAEKIKIQIGAATEDLEVPPEDMSVQGRDLLTGKPKQVSISYREIAKALDKSILRIEDAVMETLSQTPPELAADIYNTGIYLAGGGSMLRGLDKRLSQKTDLPVYIAEDPLRAVVRGTGITLKNLAKFKSIFVK
- a CDS encoding ABC transporter permease, translated to MLIYLRVLKESLAFAINALRNNKLRTLLSLLGVTIGIFSIIGVLAAVDSLKQEIKGSLSSLDNSTIILMRFSFGPSEIPQWKREQFPDVSYEEYQYIKRNVPDVDAVSYSLNVRAESIKYGDKLVTGVGIAPVTEGYYNIESLKLKEGRFFNESESNSGSPVIVLGDEIADGLFGNLNPIGKEVRLYGQRFTVIGVLEKEGTSLFGPSKDGSAILPVNVVRRIYGSNNKSAFPSIVIKPASGVDIPEFNAVLAQRLRQLRGLKPDDVNNFFINQLSGFTDLIDNITGTMSTIGGFIGLFSLLVGGFGIANIMFVSVKERTNLIGIQKALGAKNRFILLQFLFESIILATIGGLIGLGLVWIITIIASQFTGDFEFILSAGNIFAGLFSSVIIGLIAGIVPALMASRLDPVEAIRTGM
- the xrtF gene encoding exosortase family protein XrtF; protein product: MLDLIRKYKSVLLFILTFLGVYVVLSVGYAIYLKQEFSIAHYPDYVTHQVAVQSNWLINITDYSSFIEPHSEEASMKLFVEDYFVVRVVEGCNGVSVIILFTAFVFSFYQGFKKTTVFFILGSLLIYGINVLRIVIISIGLYKIPEYSRILHDVVFPAIIYGTVVLLWLFWIKRFKKISS
- the purH gene encoding bifunctional phosphoribosylaminoimidazolecarboxamide formyltransferase/IMP cyclohydrolase, whose translation is MSTAIKAKAALISVFSKEGLEPLIKKFNELGITLYSTGGTEKFIQDLGVPVVPVEEVTSYPSILGGRVKTLHPKIFGGILNRQDHEGDISEMAEYNIPQLDIVIVDLYPFEKTVASGASEQDIVEKIDIGGISLIRAAAKNFKDTLCVSSVDDYKEVLELVSANEGTTTLTDRKRFAAKAFNVSSHYDTAIFNYFNEEEVVYKASYTEGKTLRYGENPHQKGTFFGDFNAMFDQLHGKELSYNNLLDVDAAVNLMAEFKDENPTFAILKHNNACGLAQRETIHQAYVDALAGDPVSAFGGILISNTEIDKATAEEIHSLFCEVVIAPGFSEEAFEILKGKKNRVLLVQKPVALPNDQVRSCLNGILVQDKDAITDSLSDLSTATDNKPTDQELSDLIFASKICKHTKSNTIVFAKGNQLYASGTGQTSRVDALRQAIDKAVAFGFDLKGAVMASDAFFPFPDCVEIADKAGITAVIQPGGSIKDQLSIDYCNANNIAMVMTGTRHFKH
- a CDS encoding exosortase F system-associated membrane protein, coding for MKKIVLVLVVVFLFLILVAMRYFQQHLFYDPLLLFFEKDYLNSGSLPQLDIFKMLFSISIRFWINSIISICILKLLFRENELLKILILIYGVLFGLLIITFYFLIAQYQVSFELPLFYVRRFLIQPMLLLILLPAFYYQKLRSN
- the groL gene encoding chaperonin GroEL (60 kDa chaperone family; promotes refolding of misfolded polypeptides especially under stressful conditions; forms two stacked rings of heptamers to form a barrel-shaped 14mer; ends can be capped by GroES; misfolded proteins enter the barrel where they are refolded when GroES binds), yielding MAKEITFDISARDGIKRGVDALANAVKVTLGPKGRNVIISKSFGAPQVTKDGVTVAKEIELKDPLENMGAQMVKEVASKTNDLAGDGTTTATVLAQAIVQEGLKNVAAGANPMDLKRGIDKAVEAITKDLASQTKEVGNSSEKIKQIAAISANNDDVIGELIAEAFSKVGKEGVITVEEAKGTETYVDVVEGMQFDRGYLSPYFVTDSEKMQTELENPYILLFDKKISSMKDLLPVLEPVAQSGKPLLIIAEDVDGEALATLVVNKLRGALKIAAVKAPGFGDRRKAMLEDIAILTGGTVISEERGFTLENATIDMLGTAENVTIDKDNTTIVNGSGDKDGIKGRINQIKAQIESTTSDYDKEKLQERLAKLAGGVAVLYVGAASEVEMKEKKDRVDDALHATRAAVEEGIVAGGGVALVRAKRALENLEAINADEATGIKIVAKAIEAPLRTIVANAGGEGSVVIAKVIEGEEDYGYDAKTDTYVNMLSAGIIDPKKVTRVALENAASVSGMILTTECALTDIPEENAGGGMPGGMGGGMPGMM
- the mreC gene encoding rod shape-determining protein MreC — translated: MQQIVNFLIKHRNFLLFAFLLFLSLVFTIQSHSYHRSKFVNSANFLSGGIYGGLDDIYEYFDLKIHNKQLVEENNRLRSRLYNITDKNVQNLDTLAFNSLYRFTTAKVINNNYNLKDNFLTLRGGSKKGIKQDLGVITSKGLVGIIDRVSNKYATVLSILNSNSQINAKLKKSNHFGILVWKGGDPNIVDLVDVQSKAPVALGDTIVTGGKSTIFPEGIGIGTIDNFKLDPSENFYTIKIKLFNDMTNVGYVYVIENLDSEEIKTLEQQTVDEQ